In Pseudomonas saponiphila, the genomic stretch CAACCTGTACCTCAAGGGCGGCGGCGACCCCAAGCTGAACATGGAAAAGCTCTGGCTGCTGATGCGCGACCTGCGAGCCAATGGCGTGCAGCAAGTCACCGGCGACCTGGTGCTGGATCGCAACTACTTCGTGCAACCGCAACTGCCGGAATTCAATGACGACGGCAACGACGAGAACAAACCGTTCCTGGTCAAGCCCGATGCGCTGATGGTCAACCTCAAGGCCCTGCGCTTCGTTGCCCGCAACGATTCCGGGCGGGTGCTGGTATCGGTGGAGCCGCCGATCGCCAAGATTCGCATCGACAATCAGGTCAAGGCGGTCAACACCAAGCAATGCACCGGTGACGTGCGCTACAACCCGGTGACCCAGGCCGATGGCAGCGTGATCGTCACCGTCGGCGGTCAGTTGGGCGATGGCTGCAGCTCGCAGACCTACCTGTCGCTGCTGGACCACGCCACCTACACCGCCGGCGCGGTGCGGGCGATCTGGAGCGAACTGGGCGGCAGCATCCAGGGCCAGGACCGCCTGGCGGTGGTGCCCAAGGACGCCAAGGTGCTGGCCCGGGCCTTTTCTCCGGACCTGGCGGAAATCATCCGCGACATCAACAAGTACAGTAACAACACCATGGCCCAGCAGTTGTTCCTGAGCCTGGGCGCCAAGTACCGCAATGAAGCCGATGGCGATGACGCCAAGGCTGCCCAGCGCGTAGTGCGCCAGTGGCTGGCGAAGAAAGGCATCACCGCGCCGCACCTGGTGATGGAGAACGGCTCCGGCCTGTCCCGCGCCGAGCGGGTCAGCGCCCGG encodes the following:
- the dacB gene encoding D-alanyl-D-alanine carboxypeptidase/D-alanyl-D-alanine endopeptidase; amino-acid sequence: MIKSLRPLLLASVFLPLAFPASAAPVNTTLTPKVQQALKASKLPDNALSLVMIPLNGPGTPTIFNADVSVNPASTMKLVTTYAALEMLGPTHQWKTEFYTDGTLSGGILNGNLYLKGGGDPKLNMEKLWLLMRDLRANGVQQVTGDLVLDRNYFVQPQLPEFNDDGNDENKPFLVKPDALMVNLKALRFVARNDSGRVLVSVEPPIAKIRIDNQVKAVNTKQCTGDVRYNPVTQADGSVIVTVGGQLGDGCSSQTYLSLLDHATYTAGAVRAIWSELGGSIQGQDRLAVVPKDAKVLARAFSPDLAEIIRDINKYSNNTMAQQLFLSLGAKYRNEADGDDAKAAQRVVRQWLAKKGITAPHLVMENGSGLSRAERVSAREMAGLLQAAWKSPYAAEFISSMPIAGMDGTMRKRLKRTAMSGEAHIKTGTLNTVRAIAGYSRDDNGNTWAVVAILNDPRPFGASSVLDQVLLDLYRQPKLATSASPL